A window of Apium graveolens cultivar Ventura chromosome 8, ASM990537v1, whole genome shotgun sequence contains these coding sequences:
- the LOC141677292 gene encoding histidine-containing phosphotransfer protein 1-like encodes MEVEQLQKRYIEYVGSLFNEGYLDHLFTQLQQLQDLSNPGFVADMISTYFEESEKLLNDVTEVMDQQPIDFKKVDAYVHNLKGTSSSIGAQRIRNACIAFHSSYVELNTEACMKCVVQVKQEYAIVKEKLQNLFRLEKQIVEAGGAVPVLHN; translated from the exons ATGGAAGTGGAACAATTGCAGAAGAGATATATTGAATATGTGGGATCATTGTTTAATGAG GGGTACTTGGACCATTTGTTTACACAACTGCAACAACTCCAAGATCTGAGCAACCCTGGATTTGTGGCTGATATGATATCTACGTACTTTGAAGAATCTGAAAAACTTCTTAATGATGTCACCGAAGTTAT GGATCAACAACCTATAGATTTCAAGAAGGTGGATGCTTATGTTCATAATTTAAAGGGTACTAGCTCCAG CATTGGTGCTCAACGAATCAGAAATGCCTGCATTGCTTTTCATAGCTCATATGTTGAACTGAACACTGAAGC ATGCATGAAATGTGTTGTACAAGTTAAACAAGAGTACGCAATTGTGAAGGAGAAGCTTCAGAACTTGTTTAGG CTGGAGAAGCAGATTGTGGAAGCGGGTGGTGCAGTTCCTGTACTCCATAACTAA